DNA from Arthrobacter sp. FW305-BF8:
CAAGCAGGTGGTCATCACCTCGGACCAGCCTCCCAAGCTGCTGGCAGGCTTCGAGGACCGGATGAAGTCCCGCTTCGAGTGGGGCTTGCTGACGGACATCCAGCCGCCCGAACTGGAAACCCGCATCGCCATCCTCCGGAAAAAGGCGCTCAGCGAAGGCCTCTCCGCCCCGGACGACGCCCTGGAATACATCGCTTCGAAGATCGCGAGCAACATCCGCGAACTCGAAGGCGCCCTCATCCGGGTGACGGCGTTCGCCAGCCTCAACCGCCAGCCGGTGGACGTGGCCCTCGCGGAAATGGTGCTCAAGGACCTCATCACCGACGACGGCGCCCAGGAAATCACGTCGGGCCAGATCCTGCAGCAGACGGCTGAGTACTTCAAGCTCAGCATGGAGGAGCTTTGCAGCAAGTCGCGGACCCGGACGCTTGTGACCGCCCGCCAGATCGCCATGTACCTGTGCCGGGAGCTGACTGACATGTCGCTGCCCAAGATCGGCCAGGAGCTCGGCGGCCGCGACCACACCACCGTGATCCACGCCGACCGCAAGATCCGTGAGCTCATGGCCGAGCGGCGTGTGATTTACAACCAGGTCACCGAGCTCACCAACCGGATCAAACAGCAGCAGCGCGACTCCTGATCCGCGGTTCTTAACCTTATTAACAGGTGCGTGTGGATAACCCTGTGGACAGTTAAGGGGACAACCGCGGTTAATGGGCTAAAACCCTTAAGGCGTCTGTGGATCACCGCACCAGGCCAAAAACGTTGTCCCCATCCACACCCTGTTTAAAACGTGCCGAACCCACAGTCCATGAACAGGGCTTAACCCCGGATCCGAGCCGTGAAACCGGGTTATCCACAGTTTCCACAGCAGTTATTAACACTACTAATCCCAAAAAATTGAAATCCCTCAAATAACAATCTCGTTCCCTGACCTCCACCGCACCGGCCAAAGCATCGGCAATTGGCCGCCGGCAGAGCCGGCATCACTGGCGGGGATGGGGAAATCCCTGTTGTTCCGGCTAAGCTGTCTGCAGCGCTCCCATCCCTGGGTTTGTTTGCGGTCGGCCATGCGCGGACCATGCAGGTTCCGGGACTTCGGGGGCACCGGTCTTGTGGGCTCCTTGCGAGTTCCCGTTCAGAAAATGGCAGCAGCAATGAAAGGCGGCACCCTTCCGTGAAGTTCAGAGTCGAACGGGACGTCCTGGCAGAAGCCGTCACATGGACAGCCCGGTCGTTGTCTCCGCGGCCGCCAGTACCCGTGCTCTCCGGCCTCCTGCTCAAGGCCGAATCCGGGACCGTCAGCCTGTCCAGCTTCGATTACGAGACCTCAGCCCGGCTTGAGATTCCTGCCGACGTCAGGGACGAAGGCACCATCCTGGTTTCCGGCCGCCTGCTCGCGGACATCTGCCGCAGCCTTCCGTCGGCGCCCGTGGACATCGAAACCGACGGCAACAAGGTCACCCTCACCTGCCGCCGAAGCAGTTTCCACCTGGCCACCATGCCTGAGGCGGAATACCCGCCCCTGCCTGCGCTGCCCACCATCACCGGTACTGTCGCCGGCGACGCCTTCGCGCAGGCCGTGTCGCAAGTGATCATCGCCGCCAGCAAAGACGACACCCTTCCCATCCTCACCGGCGTCCGCATGGAGATCGAGGATGACCTCATCACCCTCCTGGCCACGGACCGCTACCGGCTCGCCATGCGCGAAGTACCGTGGAAGCCCGTCACTCCGGGCATCTCCACCAGCGCCCTGGTCAAAGCCAAGACGCTGAACGAGGTTGCCAAGACGTTGGGCGGCAGCGGCGACATCAACCTGGCCATCACCGAGGACGACAGCCGGCTCATCGGCTTCGAAAGCGGAGGCCGCACCACCACGTCACTGCTGGTCGACGGCGACTACCCCAAGATTCGCTCGCTGTTCCCGGATTCCACGCCGATTCACGCCACCGTGCAGACCCAGGAACTAGTGGAGGCCGTCCGCCGAGTCTCACTCGTTGCCGAACGCAACACCCCGGTCCGGCTCGCGTTCACACAGGGCCAGCTCCACCTCGACGCCGGCACCGGCGAGGACGCGCAGGCCTCCGAAGAGCTTGAGGCACAGCTGTCCGGCGAAGACATCACCGTGGCCTTCAACCCGCATTACCTCGTTGAAGGCCTCAGCGTGATTGAAACCAAGTTCGTGCGCTTCTCGTTCACCACTGCGCCGAAGCCCGCCATGATCACCGCTCAGAACGACATCGACGGTGAAGACCAGGACGACTACCGCTACCTCGTGATGCCGGTGCGCCTGCCCAACTGATCCCCACCGCCCCCTCGCCTCGCAAGCTCGGCCAGGGAACCCTGGCGGCGTGGGCCCACGCAGTTGAGCTACCCACCCTCCTACTAGCGCAGAAAAGAGTTCTCACGATGCATATCGGACTGATCGGCCTTGGAAAAATGGGTTTCAACATGCGCGAACGGCTGCGCAAGGGCGGGATCGATGTCACTGGCTTCGACCGCAACCCCGAGGTCACCGATGTCGCCTCCACCGACGAGCTCATCGCCGCACTACCTGCGCCACGCCTGATCTGGGTCATGGTTCCTGCCGGTGAAATCACCGATGCTGTCGTCACGGAGCTCGGTGCGAAGCTGCAGCCCGGCGATATGGTGATCGACGGCGGCAACTCCCGCTTCACCGAGGACCAGAAGCACGCCGCGGCCCTGGCCGAAAAGGGCATCCGCTTCGCAGACTGCGGTGTCTCCGGCGGCGTCTGGGGACTGCAAAACGGCTACGGCCTCATGGCCGGCGGCGACGCCGAGGACATCGAACGTGCCCTCCCCGTCTTCGATGCGCTCCGCCCGGAAGGTGACCGCGCCGACAGCTTCGTCCATGTGGGCGGCGTCGGCGCAGGCCATTACGCGAAAATGGTGCACAACGGCATCGAGTACGGCCTGATGCAGGCCTACGCCGAAGGCTACGAACTCCTCGCCGCCAAGGAAATCGTCACGGACCTTCCCGGAACGTTCCGCGCCTGGCAGAAGGGAACCGTCGTCCGGTCCTGGCTACTCGACCTCATGGTGAAGGCCCTGGACGAGGATCCGGGTCTGGCCTCGATCGATGACTACGTCGAAGACTCCGGTGAGGGCCGCTGGACGGTGGAAGAGGCCATTGCCAATGCGGTTCCGGCTCCGGCCATTACCGCCGCGCTGTTCGCCCGCTTCGCTTCCCGCGAGGACAATTCGCCAGCCATGAAGATGGTGTCCGCACTGCGCCACCAGTTCGGCGGGCATGCCACCCGTCCAGCCAAGTAGTGTACCTAGAACACCTGTCCCTGACCGACTTCCGCAGCTACGCGCAGGTGGATCTCCGGTTTGACCCGGGCGTCACGGTCCTGGTCGGCTCCAACGGCATCGGCAAGACCAACCTGATGGAGGCCATCGGCTACCTGGCCACCTTGAGTTCGCACCGGGTCAGCGCCGACGGGCCCCTGCTGCGCTTCGGAACCGACCGTGCCCTGATCAGGGCGAAGCTGGTCCGCGGCGAACAGTCCACCATCCTGGAGCTCGAAATCAACGGCGGCCGGGCCAACCGCGGACGCATCAACCGCAGCAACCCGGTCCGTGCGCGCGACCTGCTGGGCATCTGCCACACCGTACTGTTCGCCCCGGAGGACCTGGCGCTCGTCAAGGGCGATCCGTCGAACCGGCGCCGGTTCCTGGACGAGCTCCTGGTCAGCCTGATTCCGCGGCACGCTGCCACCCGCAGCGACTATGACCGGGTACTCAAACAGCGGAACGCACTGCTGAAGTCGGCACGGGCCGGCAAGTTCACGGCTGGCCACGAAGCCACCCTCGATGTCTGGGACCAGCACATGGCACGCGCCGGGGCTGAGCTGCTGCACGCCAGGCTGGAACTCGTCGAGCGACTCCGGCCGCACCTCAACAATGCCTACGCCCAGCTCACCGATGGCTCGAAGGCCGCCGATGCGGTCTATCGCTCAACGCTGCAAAACATGATGGACGACGACGGCGAGCCGGCCAGCGCTTCGACGGCACCATCCGGGCCGGGAAACCCGGCCGAGGATCTGCGTCTGCTGTCCGTGGATGAGCTTGCCGAACGCTACGTGCAGGCCTTCGCAGCATCCCGCCGCAAGGAACGCGAACGGGGAATCTCCCTCGTGGGTCCGCACCGGGACGAGCTGGAACTCGTGCTGGGCCAGGCCCCGGCCAAGGGTTACGCGTCGCACGGTGAAACATGGTCCATGTGCCTGTCCCTCCGGTTGGCCTCCTACTACGTCATGCTCGACGACGCCCGCACCGGAGGCTCCGCACCGATCCTCATCCTCGACGACGTTTTCGCCGAACTGGATGTCCAGCGGCGGCGTAAACTGGCCGCAATAGTTGCCGGCGCCGAGCAGGTGCTGGTCACCGCCGCGGTGGACGCCGATATTCCGGACGAGCTGTCGGGCCGGCGGGTGAAGGTAATCCCGGGAGGAATCGATGAACAGGGATAAGGACGGCGGCCTGCAGCCGGGCCGCGATCCCGATGAAATCGATGCCGCCCAGGCGGCGCTGAACAGAATGCGTGAGGCAGCGGCAGCCCGCGGCGAGATCCGCCGGAAGGCGCCGCCGCGGGCCGGCGCCAGTCAAAAACCGCGATCGGGTTCCGGGGGAACGCGGGGCTTCAGCCAGTTCCACTCCACCGGACGCGATCCCTTGGGACTGGGAAAAGTCGTGGGGCGGTTGGTCGCCGAACGCGGCTGGACCTCCCCGGTGGCCGTGGGCTCGGTCATGGCTGAGTGGCCGGCGCTCGTGGGCCCGGAAATCTCTGCCCACTGCACCCCGGAGAGCTTCACCGATACCACCCTCCATGTCAGGTGTGACTCCACGGCGTGGGCGACGCAGCTCCGGCTGCTCAGCATGAGCCTGCTTGAAAAGTTCCGCTCCGAACTCGGTGACGGCGTGGTCACGAGCATCCAGGTACTGGGCCCGGCGGCACCGAGCTGGCGCAAGGGCGGGCGTACCGTCAACGGCCGCGGCCCCCGGGACACTTACGGATAAGAGCGAAACCGGAAACGGCGTGCAGGGCGCTCAAACCGCCGTCGGCCGTATAGGAGCCCAAAACGTGGTCTGCTGGAGCCTTGCAGGCGGAGTCAATGGCCAGCGAGAGGCACATCGGGCCGCGTCCGCGCCCCGCCAATGCAGGAAACAGCCGCGTTTCACGATAGAATTCCCCTAGATAACTGGGCGCGGGTGAAACGTTGACTGAGTCCGTTTTCCCGCGCTTTTTTCATGAGCGGGAGCGGTTCCGCAGGTTGACCAAGTAGCTGGCGCTACAGTGACGTGCCTTTTGGCGGCCGCCCTTGCTTCGGCGGACGGCGGAGGCCGGCCATCAACGAACATAGAGGAGTCGAAAGCGCCTGTGGCTAACGACAATGCAGACATCGAGGCAGTGGAGCCCGTGACGGAGGATGCCCCAACCGCTGGCAACCCGGCTGAGACTGCCACGCCGCGGGAATACGGCGCCAGCGACATCACGGTTCTTGAGGGCCTCGAGGCCGTACGCAAACGGCCGGGCATGTACATCGGCTCCACCGGTCTGCGCGGCCTGCACCACCTGGTGTACGAAGTGGTGGACAACTCGGTGGATGAGGCCCTCGCGGGTTACTGCACGCACATCGAGATTGTTCTGCAGGCGGACGGCGGCGTCAAAGTAACCGACGATGGCCGCGGCATCCCGGTGGACATCCATCCGACCGAGGGCAAGCCCACCGTCGAGGTGGTCATGACCATCCTGCACGCCGGCGGAAAGTTCGGCGGCGGCGGATACGCCGTTTCCGGTGGCCTGCATGGTGTGGGCATCTCCGTGGTCAACGCCCTCTCCTCCCGCGTGAACACCGAGGTCCGCCGCCAGGGCCACGTCTGGCGGATGGCCTTTGCCGACGGTGGCAAGCCCCAGGGCGCCCTGGTCCAGGGTGAGGAGACCAGCGAGACCGGAACCAGTCAAACCTTCTACCCGGATGCGAGCATTTTCGAATCCGTGGAATTCGACTTCGAAACGCTGCGCGCCCGGTTCCAGCAGATGGCTTTCCTTAACAAGGGATTGCGCATCACGCTCACCGACGAGCGCCAGGCGGCAGCCGGCACGGACGAAGCCGGCGACCTGGACCTGGACGGCGTCCTCACCGAGGGCGAGGTCCTGGCCGAGCACCGCACGGTGGTTTACCAGTACAACGACGGTCTCCTTGACTACGTCAAGCACCTCAACTCCAGCAAAAAGGTGGATGTGGTCCACGAGGACGTCATCGCCTTCGAGACCGAGGACGTGGAGCGGCACATCGCCGTCGAAATGGCCATGCAGTGGACCACCGCGTACTCCGAAAGCGTGCACACGTACGCCAACACCATCAACACGCATGAGGGTGGTACCCACGAAGAAGGGTTCCGCGCTGCCATGACGTCACTTATCAACCGCTACGCGCGCGATAAGAGCATCATCAAGGAAAAAGAAGAGAACCTCACGGGCGACGACATCCGCGAAGGCCTGACGGCCGTCATCTCCGTGAAGCTGTCCGAGCCGCAGTTCGAGGGCCAGACCAAGACCAAGCTGGGCAACTCCGAAGTCAAGGGCTTCGTCCAGCGCGTGGTCACCGATCAGCTCGGGGACTGGCTGGAACGCAACCCCGGGCCCGCGCGTGACGTGATCCGCAAGGCCATATCCGCCGCGCAGGCCCGCATGGCCGCGCGCAAGGCCCGTGACAATGCGCGCCGGAAGAGCCCGCTGGAGTCGTTCGGCATGCCGGGCAAGCTCTCCGACTGCTCCTCGAAGGATCCCTCGAAGTGCGAGGTCTACCTGGTGGAGGGCGACTCGGCAGGCGGTTCGGCCAAACGCGGGCGCAACCCCGAAACGCAGGCCATCCTTCCGCTGCGCGGCAAAATCCTGAACGTGGAGCGGGCACGCCTGGACAAGGCGCTGGGCAACAACGAGGTCCAGTCCATGATTACCGCGTTCGGCACGGGCATCGGCGAGGACTTCGACCTGAGCAAGCTGCGGTACCACAAGATCGTGCTGATGGCTGATGCCGACGTTGACGGCCAGCACATCACCACGCTGCTGATGACCCTGCTGTTCCGCTACATGCGCCCGCTGATCGAGAACGGTTACGTCTACCTCGCGCAGCCGCCGCTGTACCGGATCAAGTGGTCCAACGCTCCGCACGACTACGTCTACAGCGACCGTGAGCGTGACGCCGTTCTGGTTTCCGGCCAGGCCGCAGGGCGCCGCATTCCCAAGGAAAACGGCATCCAGCGCTACAAGGGTCTGGGCGAGATGGACTACACCGAACTCTGGGACACCACCATGGACCCGGACCGGCGCACCCTGCTGCAGGTCACCATGGAGGACGCAGCCGCCGCAGACCAGATTTTCGCCGTGCTGATGGGTGAGGATGTCGAGTCCCGCAGAAACTTCATCCAGCAGAACGCCAAGGACGTCAGGTTCCTCGATATCTAGCGGTTTCCGCGCCTGATATTCCAGAACAGACATATACCTGAAACGGAAAACACAGACTATGAGTGACGAAACACCCGAGGTCCCGGCCGAGTCTCCGGACGACACGGAGCCGGTTCTGGAGGGCGACGTGCTGGTCGACCGCGTGGAGCAGGTCGACCTGCAGACAGAGATGCAGCGGTCCTACCTCGACTACGCGATGGCCGTCATCGTCGGCCGAGCGCTGCCGGACGTACGCGACGGGCTGAAGCCCGTCCACCGCCGCGTGCTGTACGCGATGTTCGACGGCGGGTACCGCCCGGACCGTGCGTTCAACAAGTGCGCCCGTGTGGTGGGCGAGGTCATGGGCCAGTACCACCCGCACGGCGACACGGCGATTTATGATGCCCTGGTGCGCCTGATCCAGGACTGGACCATGCGCTATCCGCTCGCGCTGGGCCAGGGAAACTTCGGCTCACCCGGCAACGACGGTGCCGCGGCTCCGCGGTACACCGAAACCAAGATGGCGCCGCTCGCCATGGAGATGGTCCGTGACATCGACGAGGAGACCGTCGACTTCCAGGACAACTACGACGGCAAGAACCAGGAACCCACCATCCTCCCGGCGCGGTTCCCCAACCTGCTGGTCAACGGGTCCTCGGGCATCGCCGTCGGCATGGCCACCAACATCCCGCCGCACAACCTCC
Protein-coding regions in this window:
- the gnd gene encoding phosphogluconate dehydrogenase (NAD(+)-dependent, decarboxylating) codes for the protein MHIGLIGLGKMGFNMRERLRKGGIDVTGFDRNPEVTDVASTDELIAALPAPRLIWVMVPAGEITDAVVTELGAKLQPGDMVIDGGNSRFTEDQKHAAALAEKGIRFADCGVSGGVWGLQNGYGLMAGGDAEDIERALPVFDALRPEGDRADSFVHVGGVGAGHYAKMVHNGIEYGLMQAYAEGYELLAAKEIVTDLPGTFRAWQKGTVVRSWLLDLMVKALDEDPGLASIDDYVEDSGEGRWTVEEAIANAVPAPAITAALFARFASREDNSPAMKMVSALRHQFGGHATRPAK
- the gyrB gene encoding DNA topoisomerase (ATP-hydrolyzing) subunit B, whose protein sequence is MANDNADIEAVEPVTEDAPTAGNPAETATPREYGASDITVLEGLEAVRKRPGMYIGSTGLRGLHHLVYEVVDNSVDEALAGYCTHIEIVLQADGGVKVTDDGRGIPVDIHPTEGKPTVEVVMTILHAGGKFGGGGYAVSGGLHGVGISVVNALSSRVNTEVRRQGHVWRMAFADGGKPQGALVQGEETSETGTSQTFYPDASIFESVEFDFETLRARFQQMAFLNKGLRITLTDERQAAAGTDEAGDLDLDGVLTEGEVLAEHRTVVYQYNDGLLDYVKHLNSSKKVDVVHEDVIAFETEDVERHIAVEMAMQWTTAYSESVHTYANTINTHEGGTHEEGFRAAMTSLINRYARDKSIIKEKEENLTGDDIREGLTAVISVKLSEPQFEGQTKTKLGNSEVKGFVQRVVTDQLGDWLERNPGPARDVIRKAISAAQARMAARKARDNARRKSPLESFGMPGKLSDCSSKDPSKCEVYLVEGDSAGGSAKRGRNPETQAILPLRGKILNVERARLDKALGNNEVQSMITAFGTGIGEDFDLSKLRYHKIVLMADADVDGQHITTLLMTLLFRYMRPLIENGYVYLAQPPLYRIKWSNAPHDYVYSDRERDAVLVSGQAAGRRIPKENGIQRYKGLGEMDYTELWDTTMDPDRRTLLQVTMEDAAAADQIFAVLMGEDVESRRNFIQQNAKDVRFLDI
- the recF gene encoding DNA replication/repair protein RecF (All proteins in this family for which functions are known are DNA-binding proteins that assist the filamentation of RecA onto DNA for the initiation of recombination or recombinational repair.); this translates as MYLEHLSLTDFRSYAQVDLRFDPGVTVLVGSNGIGKTNLMEAIGYLATLSSHRVSADGPLLRFGTDRALIRAKLVRGEQSTILELEINGGRANRGRINRSNPVRARDLLGICHTVLFAPEDLALVKGDPSNRRRFLDELLVSLIPRHAATRSDYDRVLKQRNALLKSARAGKFTAGHEATLDVWDQHMARAGAELLHARLELVERLRPHLNNAYAQLTDGSKAADAVYRSTLQNMMDDDGEPASASTAPSGPGNPAEDLRLLSVDELAERYVQAFAASRRKERERGISLVGPHRDELELVLGQAPAKGYASHGETWSMCLSLRLASYYVMLDDARTGGSAPILILDDVFAELDVQRRRKLAAIVAGAEQVLVTAAVDADIPDELSGRRVKVIPGGIDEQG
- a CDS encoding DUF721 domain-containing protein — protein: MNRDKDGGLQPGRDPDEIDAAQAALNRMREAAAARGEIRRKAPPRAGASQKPRSGSGGTRGFSQFHSTGRDPLGLGKVVGRLVAERGWTSPVAVGSVMAEWPALVGPEISAHCTPESFTDTTLHVRCDSTAWATQLRLLSMSLLEKFRSELGDGVVTSIQVLGPAAPSWRKGGRTVNGRGPRDTYG
- the dnaN gene encoding DNA polymerase III subunit beta, with product MKFRVERDVLAEAVTWTARSLSPRPPVPVLSGLLLKAESGTVSLSSFDYETSARLEIPADVRDEGTILVSGRLLADICRSLPSAPVDIETDGNKVTLTCRRSSFHLATMPEAEYPPLPALPTITGTVAGDAFAQAVSQVIIAASKDDTLPILTGVRMEIEDDLITLLATDRYRLAMREVPWKPVTPGISTSALVKAKTLNEVAKTLGGSGDINLAITEDDSRLIGFESGGRTTTSLLVDGDYPKIRSLFPDSTPIHATVQTQELVEAVRRVSLVAERNTPVRLAFTQGQLHLDAGTGEDAQASEELEAQLSGEDITVAFNPHYLVEGLSVIETKFVRFSFTTAPKPAMITAQNDIDGEDQDDYRYLVMPVRLPN